A window from Bombus pascuorum chromosome 12, iyBomPasc1.1, whole genome shotgun sequence encodes these proteins:
- the LOC132912860 gene encoding outer dynein arm-docking complex subunit 4, with amino-acid sequence MAKTKDDEGGALFFRDGIVYREWGYRLSSLERYPLAEMYFEKAIQQGQQNDLRTYVGLGKVQLNYARFRRALKTTEKCLKLAQLTRCFPRLLSFPDPTHSHVKHMQLQTLFYIGEFEHSLVHAHQGYQKYPTTFFQHGILRGNETIEDCIGLDTEPMALELLSPWIRELQIYRELLIEKLKEEVDELAGIEEEQTKFKVNYPEARAEAEFKRMQRILGHLYLGCLAHDNEFLQHLSEHPEKLESPNKETSVLLHQVITRNYRRGIRRQNVLRMRRPLYVMMFESRRIPPGHKKILENEKKLRRNLIVIEADFLLHRLHEIRMRKDYITFFGMVDRVKDKFDSYSLKMFPLKEKCLNALYNMVAWTYIDTRDLSNIQSRQRKRTYLKHHLGIRVAELPRDSDIGWLKATDRKETLKTYRRRLAMASEPLELAWLFHEFSKYLIDIRRYDLARFYGKKARDMGQEAGNEQWMLNSQHLFIRIEISQNYRNEAKEAALLALSSAKKLGLDFLIDFYKSAIEVIDDMDMEKLLAFDAIAARQQLILNLMPDDMKAEVDFLWRRMDAVPANRRLSVMPGCKPVDRKFKLPCKRITILPSPPRDPEKEARKALLAQYESSKDRHSFEDFDEYE; translated from the exons ATGGCGAAAACGAAGGACGACGAGGGTGGTGCCTTGTTCTTCAGGGACGGTATAGTTTACCGAGAATGGGGTTACCGGCTGTCGAGCCTCGAGAGATACCCCCTTGCGGAGATGTATTTCGAGAAGGCGATTCAACAGGGCCAGCAAAACGATCTTAGGACATACGTTGGCCTCGGAAAAGTGCAACTTAATTACGCCAGGTTCCGCAGAGCATTGAAAACCACCGAGAAATGTCTAAAATTAG CGCAATTAACTCGCTGTTTCCCGAGATTGCTTTCATTTCCAGATCCGACCCATTCCCATGTGAAGCACATGCAGTTGCAGACGCTATTTTACATCGGCGAATTCGAACACAGTTTGGTACACGCTCATCAGGGTTACCAGAAGTATCCAACTACGTTCTTCCAGCATGGAATATTGCGAGGTAACGAAACCATCGAGGACTGCATCGGCTTAGATACCGAACCTATGGCACTCGAACTTCTCTCTCCGTGGATACGAGAGTTGCAGATATATCGGGAGTTGCTGATCGAGAAACTCAAAGAGGAAGTGGACGAGCTTGCAG GCATAGAAGAGGAACAGACAAAGTTCAAAGTGAATTACCCTGAAGCTCGAGCGGAAGCCGAGTTCAAAAGGATGCAGCGTATCCTCGGGCACTTATATCTTGGTTGCTTGGCGCACGATAACGAATTTTTGCAACACCTGTCCGAACATCCGGAAAAACTGGAATCCCCGAATAAAGAGACCAGCGTGTTGCTTCATCAAGTGATAACGAGAAATTACCGGAGAGGTATCCGTAGGCAGAACGTGTTGCGAATGCGACGACCACTTTACGTGATGATGTTCGAGAGTAGACGCATACCTCCGGGTCACAAGAAGATATTGGAGAATGAGAAGAAGCTGAGGAGGAACCTTATCGTTATCGAGGCAGACTTCCTGTTGCATCGCCTGCACGAAATTAGAATGCGAAAAGACTACATCACCTTTTTTGG AATGGTGGACCGCGTGAAAGACAAGTTCGACTCGTATTCGCTGAAGATGTTTCCTCTAAAAGAGAAGTGTCTGAACGCGCTCTACAACATGGTCGCGTGGACCTATATAGACACCCGCGATTTATCGAACATACAGAGTAGACAACGTAAGAGAACATACTTGAAACATCATCTGGGAATTCGAGTTGCTGAGCTACCACGCGACAGCGACATTGGCTGGTTAAAAGCGACCGATAGAAAAGAAACTCTCAAGACCTACCGCag AAGGTTAGCCATGGCCTCGGAACCTTTGGAGCTAGCTTGGCTGTTCCACGAATTCTCGAAATACTTGATCGACATCCGTCGTTACGATCTAGCCAGATTCTATGGTAAAAAGGCTCGAGACATGGGGCAGGAAGCAGGCAACGAGCAGTGGATGTTAAATTCTCAACATCTCTTCATTCGGATCGAAATCAGTCAGAATTACCGCAACGAAGCGAAAGAGGCGGCTCTTCTGGCATTGTCCAGTGCTAAGAAACTTGGCCTCGACTTTCTCATCGACTTCTATAAAAGCGCGATCGAGGTGATCGACGACATGGACATGGAGAAGTTGTTGGCGTTCGACGCGATCGCAGCGAGGCAACAgctgatattaaatttaatgccAGACGATATGAAAGCCGAGGTGGATTTTCTTTGGAGGCGGATGGACGCGGTTCCTGCGAACCGTAGATTGTCGGTGATGCCTGGCTGCAAGCCCGTGGATCGCAAATTCAAGCTGCCCTGCAAGAGGATAACTATATTGCCCAGTCCTCCGCGAGACCCTGAGAAAGAGGCCAGGAAAGCTCTACTGGCGCAATACGAGTCCTCCAAGGACAGACATAGCTTCGAGGACTTCGATGAATATGAATAA
- the LOC132912654 gene encoding uncharacterized protein LOC132912654, protein MALLYRFAQLPDSSSTRVFSFVVTRSVVRDPERDVTSKELVCGFQRWSVAFSRGNKVLGAYLVWRGASRNLRVYVDFTFTLLNREHFSMNEGFSGKRVKFTYEAPAQGNRNYIPVSDLYSRNFADTNGEFQLELSMANVRTVYMTDLKMPSSTFPAGQSKSNKLETDYFAFGGFDWNLVIYPNGNKELEGYRGHDSGISVYLMRMSGFDHRCRVRYSVALGEGDRRIDSGQIEDLSDAERCGFGWHTRVRWSEVAHKGVVRVSLEMVEARTICEVAVQARGPSVLPATPCYDRDKQAWMIRADLHSDTVRLHLVYKDIHNVPRNHLRYVSWSAYLLRDEEPSTVAISLPGAPFSRYYAQESADEGIIMETNLDTNEVKENHCPFLTDKGQLRIRLEWNESHLLFQATYHKYDDVCRIHNQQMRREIASLQAENYSLERQLFSYQKSLAYTQAQQQQQQQHQNQPHHGGHQAHLERSASTDTEYA, encoded by the exons ATGGCTTTGCTGTACAGATTCGCGCAGCTGCCTGATAGCAGCAGCACGCGGGTCTTCTCTTTCGTCGTCACCAGGAGTGTGGTACGAGACCCTGAAAGAGACGTCACCAGCAAGGAGCTCGTCTGCGGCTTCCAGCGATGGTCCGTCGCATTTTCACGTGGAAACAAG GTTCTAGGCGCGTATCTCGTATGGCGTGGGGCGTCGAGAAACCTACGGGTCTACGTGGACTTCACGTTCACCCTGCTGAATCGGGAACATTTCTCGATGAACGAAGGTTTCTCCGGAAAACGAGTGAAATTCACGTACGAGGCGCCTGCCCAGGGCAACCGGAACTACATCCCGGTGTCGGACCTCTACAGCCGAAACTTTGCCGACACGAACGGCGAGTTTCAACTGGAATTATCAATGGCAAACGTGAGGACCGTCTACATGACCGATCTTAAGATGCCCAGCAGCACATTCCCAGCTGGACAATCCAAATCTAACAAGCTGGAAACCGATTATTTCGCGTTCGGTGGCTTTGACTGGAACCTAGTAATTTATCCTAATGGAAACAAAGAGTTGGAAGGGTACCGTGGCCACGACAGTGGTATCAGCGTCTATTTGATGAGGATGAGCGGCTTCGATCATCGGTGCAGAGTGAGATACAGCGTGGCCTTGGGCGAAGGAGATCGTAGAATCGATTCGGGGCAGATCGAGGATCTGTCGGATGCTGAACGATGCGGGTTCGGCTGGCATACTCGTGTCAGATGGTCGGAAGTCGCGCACAAAGGTGTGGTACGGGTATCCCTGGAGATGGTGGAAGCTAGGACCATCTGTGAAGTCGCCGTACAAGCTCGAGGACCTTCGGTGCTACCAGCAACCCCTTGTTACGATCGTGACAAACAAGCCTGGATGATTCGAGCTGATTTGCATTCGGATACCGTCAGGCTACACCTTGTGTACAAGGATATTCACAACGTTCCGAGGAATCATTTGAG GTACGTCAGCTGGTCAGCCTATCTACTTCGAGACGAGGAGCCCAGCACTGTGGCGATCAGTCTACCAGGCGCACCATTCAGCCGCTATTACGCCCAAGAATCCGCAGACGAAGGTATCATCATGGAGACGAATCTTGACACGAACGAGGTGAAGGAAAATCACTGTCCTTTCCTCACGGACAAAGGGCAATTAAGGATCCGGCTGGAATGGAACGAGAGCCACTTGCTGTTCCAAGCAACCTACCACAAATACGACGACGTGTGCCGCATCCACAATCAGCAGATGAGACGGGAAATCGCCTCGCTGCAAGCGGAGAACTACAGTTTGGAGAGGCAGCTGTTCAGTTACCAGAAGAGTCTGGCGTACACGCAAgcgcaacagcaacaacagcaacagcatCAGAATCAGCCGCATCACGGTGGCCATCAGGCTCACCTGGAGAGATCCGCGTCCACAGACACCGAATATGCCTGA
- the LOC132912656 gene encoding solute carrier family 52, riboflavin transporter, member 3-B-like, whose amino-acid sequence MNNKTQNMLSQKLSNRRLLVDLLALMFGLGAWIGVNGIYVQLPLLVNSAPEGWSLPAHMVMLVQFANLGPIIYTLYIKYSKWACDKYITYVLLAAGALSTIILAFVYNKKTVIFGNEHSTALLSLMFVTAIVGCTSSVLFMPYMRNYREIYLVSYLVGEGLSGFVPSVVALIQGVGGNPECLNSTKAGSTHVELTPYYPEPRFSSQTFFIFIGTLLFLCYLAFLGLNNLSIAVGERVKHPASMETLPTDTRAPPSYKTNSGWTMSKQVYSYLLIMMAVVCFLGNGTLPSIQSYSCLPYGNVAYHLTVTLSSMAGPLAMCLGFVIKIPKVSFLSGLMVILIALSSFVCFLAIESPTPPLQYSWVGEFLVVISWILISGLIGFIKLGITTLFRPDPGRGLYYTGVATQVGSLVGAITTFVLVNHAKLFHSYSPCSMTSVH is encoded by the exons ATGAATAACAAAACACAGAACATGTTGAGCcaaaaattaagtaatagaaGGTTGTTAGTAGATCTACTTGCACTGATGTTTGGTCTTGGTGCATGGATTGGTGTGAATGGCATATATGTTCAACTACCACTTCTTGTGAACAGTGCTCCGGAAGGATGGAGTCTTCCTGCTCATATGGTTATGTTAGTACAATTTGCCAACTTGGGAccaataatatatacattatatataaa aTATAGTAAATGGGCATGTGATAAATACATTACCTATGTCCTCCTAGCAGCAGGAGCACTATCTACTATTATATTAgcttttgtatataataaaaaaacggTAATATTTGGCAATGAGCATTCCACTGCTTTGTTGTCATTGATGTTTGTAACTGCAATTGTTGGATGTACCAGTTCAGTTCTTTTCATGCCATACATGAGGAACtatagagaaatttatttagtgTCCTATCTTGTAGGAGAAGGACTTAGCGGATTTGTGCCAAGTGTAGTGGCATTAATCCAAGGTGTTGGGGGAAACCCAGAATGTTTGAATAGTACTAAAGCTGGGTCTACTCATGTAGAACTCACACCTTATTATCCAGAACCCCGATTTTCAAGTCAgactttctttatttttattggtactttgttgtttttgtgTTACTTGGCTTTCTTAGGACTGAACAATTTGTCTATTGCCGTTGGAGAACGTGTGAAACACCCAGCAAGCATGGAAACATTGCCAACAGATACAAGAGCACCTCCTAGTTATAAAACCAATTCTGGTTGGACAATGTCTAAGCAAGtgtattcatatttattaattatgatgGCAGTGGTTTGTTTCTTAGGTAATGGTACATTACCAAGTATTCAATCATATTCCTGTTTACCATATGGAAATGTTGCATATCATTTAACTGTTACATTGTCATCAATGGCTGGTCCATTGGCAATGTGTCTAggttttgttattaaaataccaAAAGTGAGTTTTCTATCTGGCCTGATGGTTATTCTTATAGCACTTTCTAGTTTTGTTTGCTTTTTAGCTATTGAATCTCCTACGCCACCTCTGCAATATAGTTGGGTGGGTGAATTTCTAGTAGTCATATCTTGGATATTAATTAGTGGTTTAATAGGATTTATAAAATTGGGTATCACAACATTATTTAGACCTGATCCTGGTAGGGGTCTATATTACACTGGTGTTGCAACTCAAGTTGGATCATTAGTAGGAGCAATAACAACATTTGTTTTAGTTAATCATGCAAAACTATTCCATTCTTATTCACCATGTTCAATGACTTCAGTACATTAA
- the LOC132912655 gene encoding solute carrier family 52, riboflavin transporter, member 3-A-like translates to MTDIAQVSNRCYKETYIVHFLIILFGISAWIGINGIFIQIPVLINTSPEGWTLPAYLVLAIQAANFGPLLYAILQYFQCKLNEPWLILCLLVSGTAAMGLLSFFYSEKIIIAGDEYCLVLYVLTFFNALVGCFSSVLFMPYFRNFNERCLTSYFIGEGLSGVLPSVIALIQGIGDTLECAILKNNSNIESPHSFDLYFPPNVYFLFIFIILFLSLTAFAILEYFLDVQNTKQFHNTSSIVLNGKQSNVSHDHYLNGTQKVNHYLVDNDKHLTKQTQNYLFTLLGIFCFLSNGFFPSIQSYSCLPYGSIAYKLSITFAQFANPFVCLLAFWLKVSNVKVINFLSVICLIIGSFVTYLALMSPSPPLQATKFGIFLVIISWVILIGLTSYLKLIIVSVFRTTVLPNILFKAGVIMQIGSASGAIFSFITINFTNYFEMHDDCA, encoded by the coding sequence ATGACAGATATTGCACAAGTCTCAAATAGATGCTATAAAGAAACTTATATCGTGcattttcttataatattatttggcATATCTGCTTGGATTGGtattaatggaatatttattcaaataccAGTGCTTATCAATACTTCTCCTGAGGGTTGGACATTACCAGCTTATCTAGTGTTAGCAATACAAGCTGCAAATTTTGGACCTTTACTTTATGCAATCTTGCAATACTTTCAATGTAAACTAAATGAACCTTGGTTGATACTATGTTTATTGGTATCAGGAACAGCGGCAATGGGACTTCTAAGCTTCTTTTATTcggagaaaataattattgctgGTGATGAATACTGTTTGGTACTGTATGTTCTAACATTTTTCAATGCCCTAGTAGGTTGCTTTAGTTCTGTATTATTTATGccatattttcgaaattttaatgaaagatgTTTAACATCCTACTTTATAGGAGAAGGATTAAGTGGTGTACTACCAAGTGTTATTGCTTTAATCCAGGGAATTGGAGATACTTTAGAATGTGCAATTCTTAAGAATAATAGTAACATAGAATCTCCACATTCTTTTGATCTATACTTTCCTCCAAatgtgtattttcttttcatttttattattttatttctatctttaacTGCTTTTgctattttagaatattttttggaTGTTCAAAACACAAAACAATTTCATAATACTAGCAGCATAGTATTAAATGGGAAACAATCAAATGTTTCTCATGATCATTATCTTAATGGCACACAAAAAGTGAACCATTATTTGGTAGATAACGACAAGCATCTGACTAAACAgacacaaaattatttatttacattgcTTGGTATTTTCTGCTTTTTGAGTAATGGTTTCTTCCCTAGCATACAATCTTACTCTTGTTTACCATATGGAAGTATAGCATACAAATTATCAATCACTTTTGCTCAATTTGCAAATCCATTTGTGTGTTTATTAGCATTCTGGTTGAAGGTATCAAAtgtaaaagttattaatttcttatctgTAATATGTTTAATCATTGGAAGTTTTGTTACATATTTAGCATTAATGTCTCCATCTCCACCATTACAAGCAACAAAATTTGGCATTTTTCTAGTTATTATATCATGGGTGATTTTGATAGGACTTacttcttatttaaaattaatcattgTATCAGTATTTAGAACTACAGTATTGCCTAATATACTCTTTAAAGCAGGTGTAATTATGCAAATAGGATCTGCAAGTGgtgcaatattttcatttataacaattaactttacaaattactttgaaatgcATGATGATTGtgcataa
- the LOC132912659 gene encoding F-box/WD repeat-containing protein 9-like yields the protein MCDENESCTRIDTDQTNHQLSLSDLPVEIFLHICSFLDASTLVHGLSLVCKQFHQILNDNSLWKVRITKIWPDTGYPVLPPVEDDELFWKLSCVALEKQTSLWRKENVTMEKLSLNNVQYSTIDGLLLMQGGNICISGARDRSLVCWKLSAKENERESYTSIDFAHNGWIWDLAAIDNTVYSCSWDQSVKAWTLTSTGLAHFKTYEMIVRGALLCVASCPELGLFATGSFCKTILVFDSRLCKPIINYQPHKRAVIKLAMSSHFILSASEDRTVSIWDQRAGRIMKNITISQESFPMSMCMQRDMIYVGDGSAKLHVLDPKNDFKRVKCYTTEHKKGINGVHFTPGCLITSSLDQTVRISSPTDPPQHLTTLKSSYGEIASTDYLNDVLAVSGTEGIEIWRPRSQIQYA from the exons ATGTGCGATGAAAATGAGAGTTGTACTCGAATTGATACCGATCAGACGAACCATCAATTATCTCTATCAGATCTTCCAGTCGAG atatttcTTCACATCTGTTCCTTCCTAGATGCATCTACATTAGTACATGGCTTGAGTTTAGTGTGCAaacaatttcatcaaattttaaatgacAACTCACTGTGGAAAGTGAGGATTACTAAGATTTGGCCAGATACTGGTTACCCAGTCTTGCCTCCTG ttGAAGATGATGAACTGTTTTGGAAGTTATCATGTGTTGCATTGGAAAAACAAACATCATTatggagaaaagaaaatgtcaCTATGGAGAAGTTATCACTTAATAATGTGCAATACAGTACTATCGATGGCTTGTTATTAATGCAG GgtggaaatatttgtatatcagGAGCTAGAGATCGATCCTTAGTGTGTTGGAAGCTTTCTGCAAAagaaaacgagagagaaagttACACGAGTATAGACTTTGCTCATAATGGATGGATTTGGGATCTAGCAGCAATAGATAATACAGTCTATAGTTGCAGCTGGGATCAAAGTGTCAAAGCATGGACGCTTACTAGCACCGGTCTTGCTCACTTCAAAACTTATGAGAT gaTCGTCAGAGGTGCTCTATTGTGTGTTGCATCATGTCCAGAGTTAGGTCTTTTTGCTACAGGATCATTTTGTAAAACTATATTAGTGTTTGATTCAAGATTATGCAAACCCATTATAAATTACCAACCACATAAAAGAGCTGTTATTAAACTGGCTATGAGTTCTCACTTTATTCTATCGGCTAGTGAGGATAGGACAGTGTCTATATGGGATCAAAGAGCAGGgagaattatgaaaaatatcacg ATTTCCCAGGAATCATTCCCTATGAGTATGTGCATGCAACGGGACATGATTTATGTAGGAGATGGTAGTGCAAAACTGCATGTACTTGATCCAAAAAACGATTTTAAACGTGTTAAATGTTACACCACCGAACATAAAAAAGGTATCAATGGTGTTCATTTTACACCTGGATGTTTGATCACGAGTTCTTTGGACCAAACGGTTCGAATTTCCAGTCCTACTGATCCTCCACAACATCTCACTACCTTAAAATCTAGTTATGGTGAAATAGCTAGT ACGGATTATTTAAATGACGTTCTCGCAGTTTCTGGTACAGAGGGAATTGAAATCTGGAGACCGAGATCGCAAATCCAATATGCATAA